The region TCACGGGGCCGGCTCCATGGCGGCGCTGTCCCGCGCAAGCTCGTCCAGCGTCGCGCGAAGGAAGGGGGGTTTCGCGCGCAGCGCGAGGACGGCGCGCCATGCGCACGCCGCGGCCGCGGCCGCGAAGGCCAGGCCCACGCCGAGCAGGGCGAGCACCGGCGCTCGGCCCCACAGCAGCACGACCAGCGCGCCGGACAGCGCGGCGGCCGCCAGCACCGCGAGCAGCACGCCGGCAATGGCGATCACCAGCACGGCGGCGAGCCGCAGCAGCTCCTCTTCGACATCCAGCGCGGCGAGCTCCAGGCGCTGGCGCACGATGCGCACCGCGCCGGCGCCCAGGCGCGACAGCGACTCGCCGAACGCCATGGTGTCAGCGGCGCGCGACGAGCATGCCGACCAGCAGGCCGATGCCCGCGCCGATCCCGACCGACTGCCAGGGATGGCGGCTCACGTACTGGTCGGCGGTGCGGCCGGCGTCGCGCGCCCCGGCCAGCAGGGCGGCTTCGATCGCGGCCATCTCGGATTTCGCGGTGCCCAGGCTGCGCTCGAGGCGCTCGCGCGCCTGGCTGTAGCCCTGGCCCGCCTCGCCGACGGCGTGGCGCAGCAGTTCCTCGGCATCGCGCACGACGGCGCGCAGGTCCTGGGCGAGTCGCTCCTGGTCGGCGCGCAGGGACGGGGTGTGGGTGGTGTCGTTCATGATGGCTCCTTGGGGTTGTGATGGTTGTCCTGCGATTCGTCCCCGCCCGAGCGGATCACCAGCACGGGAACGGGGGACATCCGGATGATCTGTTCGGCGCCGCTGCCCAGCATCACGCGGCCGATGCCGCGGCGCCCGTGCGTGCCGACGACGACGAGGTCGGCGTTCCACAGCCTGGCCGCGTTCGCGACCGCGTCGCCGAGCCGCTCGCCGAACTTGTCGAACACCATGCAGTCCGCCTGCACGCCGGCCGCCTTCGCGATCGCCAGGCCGTCGGCGACGACGCTGTCGCCCAGCGTTCGCATCGCCTTGATCAATTCGTCGGTGTAGCTGCCGTACATGTCGTAGCCGCCCAGGTAGAACGACGCTTCGAGCACGTACACGACGCGCAGGCGCGCGCCGGATTGCTGTGCGAGCTCGATGGCCGCGGTCAGCGCGCGATTGGCGGTGGAGCTGCCGTCGATGGGCACGAGGATGCGTTGGTACATGGCACGGTCCTTTGCAGTGGCGTGCATGCAGTCTGCGCGAGCGCGCATGCGCACGGCTTGACATGGATCAACGCCCGCGCGCCGCGGCGATGCAAAGTCGCTTCCATGGTCCACCGATTCCTTCCCCTGTTGCTCCTGGCGCTGGCCGGGTGCTCCACGCTGCTGCCCTCGGGGAGCACCGACACGCCCGCCGGCTTCGCGAGCTTCGAGGAAGCGCGCGCGGCGGTCGAACGCATCGCGCCGTTCCGCACGCGCACCTCGGAGCTCCAATCGATGGGCTTCGACACCCGGGAGGGGCGCAACGTGACGCTCGTGCCTTACCCGGACATCATGGGGCGGCTCGCACCCTACCAGGGCATGCCGCTCTCGCAGCTGGACCCCGGCGTCGCGCGCTGCATCCAGGCGCAGGCGGCCTGCCGCGGCTGGGTGTTCCACTTCGAGCGGCAGGACAGGAAGCGCGAAGGCAGCTTCTGGCTCGACTTCCTCAACATCCGCCGCGTGACGAACGTCAGGGGCTGGTGGTTCGACGCGCTGATCGTCGAGAGCGAAGGGACCGTGCTCTTCCGCAGCAGCGGCGGCCAGGCCCGCACCGACCGCGTCGAAAAGCAGTTCAACCCGCTCGGACCGTTCCAGCCCGCCGGCGAAGGCGCCGCCACGGTGCTGATCCATTGACGCCCCACCCACTCACCGGAGCCACCATGCAACAGACCTATGCCCAACTGCTCGTCCACCTGGACGCCACGCCGCATGCCGCGCGCCGCCTGTCGGTGGCCCGCGCCATCGCGCAGAAACAAGGCGCCGCCGTCACCGGGCTCTACGCGGTGACGCCGTCGCTCCTCGCGATCCCGTTCGCGTCGGAAGGCGGCGCGAACGCGGCGGCCGTCCTGGCCGAGGTGGACGCCGACCGCTGCAAGGCGGCCCGGGCCATGTTCGATCGCGGCAACGCGACCGACGCCGTGCAGGCGGCGTGGGCGCAGACGGACGAATTCCCGATCGCGTCCAGCTTCGCGCTGCAGGCGCTGCATGCCGACCTGCTGGTGTTCGGGCAGTTCGACGGGACCGACCCTTCGTTCTCGGGCGTGCCGGCCGACTTCATCGAAAGCGTGCTCGCGCAAAGCGGCAAGCCCGCGCTGGTCCTGCCCCACGAGGGCCACGGCACGGTGGCCGGGAACCATGTGGTGATCGCGTGGAAACCCACGCGCGAGGCGGCCCGCGCGGTCGCCGCGGCCGTGCCCCTGCTGCAGCGCGCATCGCGCGTCCACGTGCTTTCCTGGGGCGGCGAGGAGGAGCGCGTCGCAGGCGCGAGCCTCGGCCTCGACGGCTACCTCAAGCTGCGCGGCATCGAGGCGACCTGGCATCGCGAAGGCGGCGCGGAGCCCGCGGAAGTCGGCGACCTGCTGCTGTCGCGGGCTTTCGACCTGGACGCGGACCTGCTCGTCATGGGATGCTACGGCCACAGCCGCGCGCGCGAGTGGGTGCTGGGCGGGGCCTCGCGCACCGTCCTGCGCTCCATGACGCTGCCCGTGCTCATGGCCCACTGAGTCCGCGGGAAGGAAAGGCACCATGTCCGCAAGATTCGCAGCCCTCGCGCTGCTGGCGATGCTGGCCGCGTGCGGCGGAGGGGGCGAGACGCCCGAAGACGTGGCGATGCAGCGCCTCCAGGAAGAGCTCACGCGCTCCTTCCCGGCCGGCACCTACGTGTTCCGCTCGCAGGCCGAGATGGCCGCGGCATGGAACGCCGCGCCGCAGGAGTTCGGCGACGCGAAGCCCATGCCCGCGATCGACTTCTCCCAGTCGATGGTGGTGGGCATCTCGATGGGCGTCGGCATCCGCTGCTTCGTGCCGACCATCACCGCAGTCACCCGCGTGGGCGCCAGCTATACGGTGTCGTACAGGGCGAACGACGGCAGCGGCGGCACCACCCTCGCATGCCTGCACACATGGCGCCTGACCGATTTCGTCGCCGTGCCCGCGCAACCGGGCACGGTGGCCTTCCAGCGGGTCCCGGGCTGACGGCCGGCGACGGCGACTGGTGGCGGCTCGGCCCCGCGGATGCACTGCGCGCCCTGGGAAGCTCACCCGCCGGCCTCGATGCCGCGGACGCCGCGCGCCGGCTCGCGCGCGAAGGCGGCAACCGCCTCGCCGCGGCGCGCCGCAAGTCGCTGGTCGCGAGCCTGGGCCAGCGCCTGCGCAACCCCCTGGTGCTGGTGCTGCTCGCGGCGGGCGCCGTGTCGCTCGCATCCGGGGAGTCGGCGAGCGCCGGGATCATCGGCGCGGTCGTGCTGCTGAGCGTCCTGCTCGACCAGGCGCAGCAGTACCGCGCGCAGGCGGCCGTGGGGCGGCTCGCGCTGAGCATCGCGCTGCGCGCGCGCGTCGTGCGCGGCGGCGCGGACATCGAGGTGGATGCGGCCGACCTCGTGCCGGGCGACGTGGTGCGCCTCACCGCGGGCTCGCTCGTGTCCGCGGACGGCTTGCTGCTGCAGGGGCAGGACCTCTTCGTGCAGCAGTCGGCCCTCACCGGCGAATCGTTTCCGGTGGAGAAGAGGGCGGTGGCCGACCCGTCGGCGCAGGACCCGCAGCAGGCGCCCGCCGCGCTCTTCATGGGCAGCAGCGTCATCTCCGGCGCCGGCACGATGGTGGTGTGCGACACGGGCATGCGCACGCGCATGGGCGCGATCTCGCAGCTCGTGGCGGGCGAACGCGGCGACCAGGCGTTCGAGGCGGACCTCAACCGCTTCGGCGCGTTCATCCTGCGCATCACCATCTTTCTCGTGCTCTTCGTGGTGCTGGTGAGCGGCATGGCGCACCGGCCCTGGCTCGACTCCTTCCTGTTCGCCGTCGCGCTCGCGGTGGGGCTGACGCCGGAGCTGCTGCCGATGGTCGTCACGCTCGGCCTGTCGCGAGGCGCGATGCGGCTCGCGCGTCAGGAGGTGATCGTCAAGCACCTTTCCGCGATGCACAACCTCGGCGCGATGGACGTGCTGTGCACCGACAAGACCGGCACCCTGACGGAGGCGCGCATCGAGCTCGCACGGCACGTGGACATCGAAGGCCGGGACAGCGCCGCAGTGCTGGAGGGCGCCTTCCTCAACAGCTTTTTCGAGTCGGGCATCCGCACGCCGCTGGAGGACGCGGTGCTCGCGCATCGCGGCGTGGACACCGCGGGCTGGCGCAAGATCGACGAGGTGCCCTTCGACTTCGAGCGCCGGCGCCTGTCGGTGCTGCTCGAACGCGGGGACGACCGCCGGCTCATCGTGAAGGGGGCGCCCGAAGACGTGCTGCGTCACTGCGATCGTTACCAGCAGGGCGACGCATTCCCGGCCTGGACGCCGGCGGCGCGCAGGAAGTCGGCGGCCTGCCTGCATGCGCTGGAGTCGTCGGGATTCCGCGTGCTGGGCATCGCGTGGAAATGCGTGCCGCGCACGCTGGAAGACGCGGGGCTGGAGGACGAGAACGCGCTCGTGTTCGCCGGCTTTGCGGCGTTCCTCGACCCGCCCAAGGCCGACGCGGGCGCGGCCATCGCGGACCTGCAGGCGCGCGGCGTGGGCGTGAAGGTGGTGAGCGGCGACAGTGACCTCGTCACGCGACATGTGTGCGAAGCGCTGGGCATGCGCGTCGAGGGCGTGCTGCTGGGACACGAGATCGCCGCGATGGACGACCGCGCGCTCGCGCATCGCGCGCAGGCGTGCAACCTGTTCTGCCGCGTGGACCCGATCCAGAAGAACCGGGTGATCCGGGCGCTGCGCGCGCGCGGCCACGTCGTGGGCTACCTGGGCGACGGCATCAACGACGCGCCCGCGCTCCACAGCGCGGACGTGGGGATCTCGGTGGACTCCGCCTGCGACAGCGCGCGCGCGGCCGCCGATCTCGTGCTGCTGCGCCACGACCTGGGCGTGCTCGGCGCGGCGGTGGGCGAGGGCAGGCGGACCATCGCCAACACGCGCAAGTACATCCTGCTGGGCACCAGTTCCAACTTCGGCAACATGGCCAGCATGGCCGCCGCCGCGGTGTTCCTGCCGTTCCTCCCGATGCTGCCGGTGCAGATCCTGCTGAACAACCTGCTGTACGACGGCGTGTCCGCCGCGCTGCCGCTGGACCGCGTCGATGCGCAGGACGTCGCTGCGCCCGTGCGCTGGGACATCGCCCGCCTGCGGCGCTTCATGCTCGTGATCGGGCCGGTGAGTTCGCTGTTCGACATCGGCCTGTTCGTCGTGCTGCTGCACGTGCTGGATGCCGCCCCCGCGCAGTTCCAGTCGGCGTGGTTCCTCGAATCCCTCGCCACGCAGGTCCTGGCGGTCTTCGTGATCCGCACGCGCGGCCCGGCCATCGCGGGCCGGCCGCATCCCGCCGTGGCGGCCGCCGCCCTCGCCGTGCTCTCGTTCGCGGCGGTGCTGCCCTTCACGCCCCTGGGGGCGTGGTTCGGGCTGGTGGGCCTGCCGGCATCGTTCTACCTCGCCATCACGGGCATGACGGTGAGCTACCTCCTGCTGCTGGAACTCGTCAAGCGCCGCTTCTACCGGTCGCGCGCCGCTAGGAAAATTCCTAGGGCCGCCGGGCATTCGGGAAGCCGCATTCAGGGCCATTCCTAGCGTTCTTTCGTCCGCCGCCGATGTCGCGCGGCGGGGCGTTGGGCCAAAGTTGCGCCATGCCCGACAGCCAGCTTCCCATCCGCGTATTCCTCGCCGACGACTCCGCACTGATCCGCTCGCGCGTCGGCAACCTCCTCGAATCGAAAGGCGCGCTGATCGTGGGGGAGGGCGAGACGCCCCGCGGCTGCATCGCCTCGATCCTGGCGCTCCGGCCCGACGTCGTCGTGCTGGACGTGCAGCTCGAGGGCGGCACGGGCCTGGAGGTCTTGCAGGCGGTACGGCCCGCCGCGCCGGGTGTCGCTTTCGTCGTCTTCACCAACAACTCCGCGCAGGCCTATCGCACGCGCTACCTGAAAGCAGGCGCGGCGCGCTTCCTGGACAAGGGCAGCGACTCGGGCCAACTCGCCCAGGCCGTCGCCGTCGCCGCCCGCCAACCCGATTCAACGAACGCCAATCCGTAGGAGGATGATCATGAACGCAGCCACTCTCGAAGCCCCCGTCACGTTCACGCGGCAACTGCCGGTGCGCGACATCCGCGTCGCCGCGCCGCTCAAGACGCAATGCTCCGCCTGCCACCTGAAGGAGCTGTGCCTGCCCTGCGGCATGACGGGCGACGACGTGGTGCGCCTGGACGGCCTGCTCTTCGGGCGCCGCAAGGTGAAGCTGGGCCAGCCGCTCTACCATGAGGGCGACCGCTTCCAGTACATCTACGCCGTGCGCAGCGGCACCTTCAAGTCCAGCCTCACGCTGCAGGACGGGCGCGACCAGGTCACCGGCTTCCACATGGCCGGCGAGCTGATGGGGCTCGACGGCGTCGCGCAGGGACACCATGCGAGCGGCGCGACGGCCCTCGAGGACGCGGAGATCTGCGCCATCCCCTACGAGCACCTGAACGAGCTGTCGGCAGCCCACAGCAACATGCACCACCTGGTGAGCCGCCTCATGAGCCGCGAGATCGTGCGCGAGCACAGCCTGATGATGCTGCTCGGGAGCATGAACGCGGAGGAGCGCCTCGCGGCCTTCCTGCTGAACCTGTCGCAGCGCATGAAGGCCCGCGGCTACTCGGCCAGCGAGTTCCACCTGCGCATGTCCCGCGCCGAGATCGGCAGCTACCTCGGCATGAAGCTCGAGACGGTGAGCCGCACCTTCTCCGCGTTCCAGCAGCGCGGCCTGCTGGAAGTGGACAAGCGCCACATCCGCATCCTCGACCTCGCGGGCCTGTCGCGGGCCCTCGACATGCGCATCCACTGAACGCAACCAGAGGTCAACCCCATGCCCCATAGCTGCACACAGATCATCCGGGAGGAGCATTCGGCCGTGGCCGCCATGCTGCGTTCGCTGAAGATGATGATCGCCAACGGCCCCGGCGACCAGCCCGAGCGTTTCTTCGACGTGCTGCGCGCCATGCTGTTCTACATCGACGAATTTCCGGAGAAGCGGCACCACCCCAAGGAGTCGGACCTGCTCTTTCCCCGCATCGCCCGCGCGGTGCCGGCGCTCATGCCCGTGATCCGCAAGCTCGAGGCGGACCACATGCGCGGCGAGGGCAAGGTGCGGGAACTGCAGCACCTGCTGCTCGCCTGGGAGCTGGTCGGCGATTCGCGCCGCCCGATCTTCGAGGACGCCGCGGAAAAGTACGCCGCCTTCTACCTCGAGCACATGCGCGTGGAGGAGACGCAGCTGCTGCCCGGCGCCGAAGAGGCGCTCACGAGCAAGGAGTGGAAGGAGCTCGACCTGGCCTTCGAGCAGGACCGGGACCCGCTCGCCGGCGGCGTGCGCGACCCGGTCTACGACCGCCTCTTCACGCGCATCGTCATGGCGGCGCCCGCGCCGATCGGCGTCGGGCCCGAGCTGCATGCCTGAGCCGCGGGGCGGGCGGCCGGCCCGCGTTGCCGCCCTCGCCATGGCAGCAGCGCTCTTCGCGGCGCCGGCATCCGCCTCCGACGACCCGTGCGCCGTGCCCCGGCCCCCGGGCGCGACGCGCAGTTTCTCCGCGGCGGCCGCGCGCACCGCGCCGGCGGTGGTGAGCGTGCTCGTCATCCGGCCCCGGCGCGTCGATTCCGTCTTCGGCGGGCCCGACCGCACGCCGCCGTTTCCCGACGCGCCGCTCGAGCGGTCCTTCGCCTCGGGCTTCATCCTGTCGCCCGATGGGTTCGTCGCCACCAGCGCGCATGTGGTGTTCGATGCGCGGGAGACCTGGATCGCGATGGCCGACGGGCGCAGGCTGCAGGCGCGCGTCGCCGGCTTCGACCGCGATGCCGACGTCGCCCTGCTGAAGGTCGAGGCGTCGGGCCTGCCGGCCGCGCCGCTCGAGCCGCAGCGCCGCGTGTGCCCCGGCGAATGGGTCGCCGCGATGGGCGCGCCCTTCGGCTTCGAGCACACGGTGACCGCGGGTGTGGTGAGCGCCTACCCGCGCTTCCTGCCCGGCGGCAGCGTGCTGCCGCTCATCCAGACGGACGTGGCGATCAACCCCGGCAGCTCCGGCGGCCCGCTGTTCACGTCAGACGGCGCCGTCGTCGGGATGAACTCGCTGATCTATTCGGACAACGGCATCTTCGCCGGCGTGTCGTTCGCGTTGCCGGCCGACCAGGTCCTGCGCATCGTGTCGCGCATCCGCGCGGGCCGCTCGCGCCGCGCCGAGCTCGGCGTGGTGACGCAGCCCGTCACCGCGGACCTCGCGCGCGCGTTCGGGCTGGGCGAGACGGGCGGCGCGCTCGTCGTGAAAGTCGCGCCGGGCAGCGCCGCGGAAGCCGCCGGCCTTCGCAGCGGCGACGTGCTGGTCGCCACAGGCTCGCGGCGCACGGCCTCGCACGCGCAGATCGAGGAAGAATTCTCCGCGTTGAAGCCCGGCGAATCGCTGGCGCTGCGGCTGTGGCGTGGCGAGGCGATGTCCACCGTGCGCGTGCATGCGCAGGCTGCGCGCACGCAGGCCGATGCGTCGCCCACCGCGCGGACGGCCCCGGAGATCCGGCTCGGCCTGGGGCTTGCGCCGGCCGGCGCGACCGCGGGCCTGCCGGCGGGCGTCTACGTCGACGACGTCGTCGGCTCCAGCCTGCTCGCCGGCATCGAGCCCGGCGACCGCATCACGGCGGTCAACGGCATCCCGGTCGCCACCGCGTCGGAGTTCGACGCGGCGCTGCGCGCCGCCGCGGACAAGCCCACGGTGGCCCTGCTGGTCGAGCGCGGCGGCGTGGCCTCGTACGTCCCGGTCGACCGACTGGGGCGGTGACGCGGCGCGGCGCGAACTACCTGGTGGACGCCGGGCAGGTCGAGATGCCGAGCAGGCTGTACAGTGGGCACATGCCGGCCGCGCCCGTGACGAGCGGCACGACGCCGATATAGCCCCACGCGCCGATGGTGCCGAAGTAGGCGAGGGCGATCAGCGCGAGGCCGGCGATGACGCGCAGGCTGCGGTCCAGGGTACCTTCATTGACTTTCATGGGGATGCCTTTCAGGGTGGGTTGAGGAAACGGGGACGGACGCGAGCCGCCTGACCGCCTGCGCGAGCAGGGGGGCCAGGCCGATCGCGTTGGACGCGTGGGCAATCGAATCGCAGCTGGCGAAGCGGGTGACGCCCGCGGCCATGAGCTTCCACACCGCGTCGCCTTCCGGCAGCGCGTGAACGGCGACGCACACGGGCGGCCGCGCGCCGGCGCGCGCGAGCGCCTCCACCGCGGCGAGCAGGGTGGCGCCGGAGGAGACGATGTCGTCGAGCAGCACCGGCGTGCGGGACTTCCAGTCCACGCCCGCGGGCGCGCGCACGCTGACCTGCCGGTCGCCGTGCCGCACCTTCTCCATCACGGCCCACGGCGCGCCGCACAGCAGCGCGGCCTGTTCGACCCAGGGCGCGCTCTCGGCGTCCGGCCCGATGAGCAGCGGGTCCGCGACGTGGTCGGCGATCCAGGGCGCGATGGCGGGCGCGGCGCTCACGGCCTGCGCGCGGATCGGGTAGATCTCGCCCAGGCTGCGCCAGCGGTGCAGGTGCGGATCGACCGTCGCGAGGAAATCGAGCGACGACGACAGCAGCCTCGCATAGCTGCGCGAGCTCACCGCTTCGCCGGGATTGAAGCGGCGATCCTGCCGCAGGTAGGCCAGGTAGGGCGCGGCCAGGCCGACCTGCGACGCGCCCAGCTCGCGCGCGCAATCGGCCGCGAAGAGCAGCGGCAGCGTGCGGGCATCGGGGTCGTTCAGGCTGCCCGCGAACACCACGCAGCGCCCCTTCACGGGCACGTCGATGCGCACCAGCGATTCCCCGTCGGGGAAGCGGTGCACGGCCAGCTCGCTCCAGTCGGCCCCGAGGCACTGCGCGATGCCGGCCGCGATGCGCGCGGCGCCGGGAAGGGCGATCACGAGCATCAGTCGTCCTCGATCACGTGGACCGCGTCGTGCTGCGCGTGCGCATAGTCGGCGGCGTAGGCCAGCGCGCCCGGCGAGCCGGCATGCAGCGTGTACAGCGGCTGGCCGCGCTCGACGAACTCGCCCGTGCGCACGTGCAGGTCGATGCCCGCGCACGGTGTCTTGGGCGCGCCGGCGAGCTTGGCGACGCGCGCGAGGCGGCGGTTGTCCATGCCGATCACCGTGCCGCTGCGCGGCGCGACGATCTCCTGGCGGCACGGCGCCACCGGCGGCTCGCGCATGCCGCCCTGCGCCTCGCAGATCTCCTGGAACTTGCGCCATGCGCGGCCGTCCTTCAGCACGGCCTCGGCAACGCTCGCGCCCGTACCCGCCGCCGCCGCGTTCCCCATCTCCAGCAGTTCTCCGGCCAGCATCGCCGCGCGCTGCGCGAGGTCGGCCGGGCCGCCCGGGTCGCCGCGCAACACGGCGAGCACGTCGCGCGCTTCCAGCGCGGGCCCGATGCCGCGCCCGACGGGCGCGAGGCCGTCCGTCTGCGCGACGCGCACGTGCAGGCCCATCGCCTGGCCCACGTCTCGCAGCGCGCGCGCGAGGACGCTGGCGGCATGCACGCCGCGCACCTTGGCCGTGGGGCCGACGGGCATGTCGATGAGCACGTGCGTCGCGCCCGCGGCCGCCTTCTTGGAGAGGATGGACGCCACGAGCTGGCCCTGGCTGTCGAGGTCCAGCGGCCGCTCGACGCGGATCAGGACGTCGTCGGCCGGGCTCAGGCGCACCGCCCCGCCCCAAACGATGCAGCCGCCGGTGCGCTCGACCACGCGCTGGATGTGGGGCACGTCCAGGTCTACGGGCGCGAGCGTTTCCATCGTGTCCGCGGTGCCGGCCGGCGAGGTGATCGCCCGCGAGGACGTCTTGGGCATGCGCAGTCCGCAGGCCGTGGCGATGGGAACGACGAGCATCGTGGTGCGATTGCCGGGGATGCCGCCCACGCAGTGCTTGTCCATCACCGGGCCTTCGCTCCAGTGCATGCGCTCGCCCGCGCGCACCATCGCGCGGGTGATCGCGACGGTTTCTTCCAGGTCCAGCAGGTCGCCCGCGCACGCGGTGACGAAGCAGGCGAGCTGCAGGTCCGAATAGCGGCCCGCCGCGATGTCGGTGATGACGGCGTCGGCCGCGGCCTGCGTCAGCCGCCGGCCGTACACCTTGGCGCGAACGTGCCCGAGCGACTCCAGCGGCGGCGGATGGCGCAGCGACGCCACGTCGCCCCCCGAGGCGCCGAGCAGGCGCCACGCCGCCTCCGACAGGCCGGCCTCGTCGGGCGACAGGAAGTCGCCGCTCACGACGTTGAGCGTCGCGACGATGGTGCGGCCGCCCAGGCCGACCTCGACGCGGGACTGCGCCTCGAAGCCCTCGGAGTGGCACACGTGGCAGCCGCTGTGCATGTACAGGACCGGCTCCTGGTAGGTGTCGATGCCCATGCGGCGCAGCCGCAGCGTGCCCGGGGGAGCGGGCGGGGTCGCGTCGTTCATGGCCATGCGCGCGCGCCTCAGCGCGCGACGAGGACGGGCACGGGCGACTGCGTCACGAGCTTGTTCGCGACGCTGCCGAGCAGCAGTCCCGCGGCGCCGCCGCGCCCGTGGGAGCCCGCGACGACCAGGTCGCACTGCTCGTCCTGCGCCGTGCGCAGGATGCCCTTCGCCGCGGCGACGTCCTCCACCAGCCGCAGTTCCACCGGCACCGGCGGCTCGGCCGCGGCGCACAGCTGCACCACCTGCGAATGGGCCACGGCGGCGTGGTCGCGCGCGCTCGACAGGTACGCGTGCAGCCCCATCGGGTTGGTGTCGCCCAGGCCGAGGTAGGGGTAGGGGTCCACCACGTATACGACCGTGAGTTTCGCGTGGTGCGCCGATGCGAGGCGGACGGCGAGCTTCGCCGCGTGCGCGGAGGCGGCGGAGCCGTCGGTGGCCAGCAGGATGTTGCGGAACATGGATGCCCCGGCGCTCATTCCTCTTCGGCGCGGATGGTGAGCACCGGCACCTTCGCCTCGCGGATGATCTGCTCCGCGCCGCTGCCGAGCACCATGCGGCTGAAGCCGCGGCGCCCGTGCGTGCCGAGCACGACGAGATCAGCGTTCCAGTCCTGCGCTTCCTTCGCGACGGTGGCGCCCAGGCGCTGCGCCGGCTCGTCCACCATGCGGGTGTCCACTTCGACGCCGGCGGACTTGGCGATCTCCAGCGCGTCGGCGAGCACCTTGGTGGCCGCGTCGCGCACGGCGTCCATCAGCGCGGGGCTGTAGCCGTAGACGTTGATGTACACGAGCTCGTCGATGGCGTGCAGCAGGCGCACGCGGGCGCCGAGCTCGCGCGCGAGCTGCAGCGCCTGCGTCAGGGCCTTGTTGGAGGTGGTGCTGCCGTCGACCGGCACGAGGATGCGTTTGAACATGGCGGACTCCGTTGGGTTGAGGGTGAATCCATGGTGGACCCTGCCCGGCCGCAGGCAGTTGATGCGGATCAAACGCCCCCGGGATTGATGGAAGTCAATCCGCGCGGGCGCCATCTCCCTATCCTCGAAGGACCCCCAGGAGAACCTCGATGGAACACGCTCTCGTCGTCTGCTATTCCCACACCGGCGTCTCGCTGCGCCTGGCCGACCTCCTTTGCTCCCACACGGGGTGGCCCATGGGTGTCGTTACCGACGAGCGGCCTCGCTCGGGCGCGAGCGGCACCCTGCGCTGCATCGCGGATTCGCTGCTGCGCCGGCAGCCGGCCATCCGCTACGAAGGCCCCGACCCGTCGAACTTTCGCACCGTGGTCCTCGTGTCGCCGGTCTGGATGCGCGGGCTGAGCGGCCCGATGCGCACCTTCGTCGCGCAGTACGCGAGAAGGCTGCACCGCGTGGCCGTGATCGTCACGATGAACACGGGTGGCTGGGAAAACGTGGTCGCCGAAATCGCCGCCAGGACGGGCCCGGCGCCCTACGTGAGCGCGAACGCGATGGTCAAGGCGGCCTTCACGTCGAAGGAGATCGAGGCCGACGGCTTCGGCGGCCGCCTGGAGGAATTCGCGCGGCGGCTGCAGCCGGGCGCGGCGATGCCGTCCCGCGCGCCCGCGCCCTTCGTGGCGATCCATCCTGGCGAAAGCGCCGGCACTTGACGTCCGTCAATGCGCGGCGCGGCACGCGCTCTAGAGTGAAGCCGTCACCGCAGCGGGATGCGCTGCCGGAGTTGCACCCACCATGTTCATCGATCGCGAAGATGCCGCCACGCGCCTGGCCGTGGCCCTGGCCGGCCATGCGGGCTCGCGGCCGGTCGTGCTCGCGCTCACGCCCGGCGCCGCGGTCATCGGGCGCTCCCTCGCGGCGTCGCTGGGCGGCGAGCTCGACACCCTCTGCGCGCCGCAGCGCCGCGCGCCGGACCTGGCGGGACGCACCGTGATCCTGCTCGACGAGGGCATGGCCACCGGGTCGCCCATGCGCACGGCGCTGCGTGCCGCCCGCGCGAAGTGCCCGGCGCAGCTCGTCTGCGCCGTTCCGGTGGCGTCGGCGCAGGCGCTCGAGTTCGTGAAGGATTTCGCCGACGAGGTCGTGTGCCTGCACAAGCCCGTGGTCTTCGACAGCGTCAGGCAGTGGTATCGCCACTTCCCCCCGGTCGCGCTGGAGGAAGCCGAAGCCGCCCCCCGCCGCGAGATCCTGCACCTGCCCGCCGACGCGGCGGCGCGCGCGGCCTGACCCTTGCGGGTTCAGGGCGTCTCGGCG is a window of Caenimonas aquaedulcis DNA encoding:
- a CDS encoding phage holin family protein, whose amino-acid sequence is MAFGESLSRLGAGAVRIVRQRLELAALDVEEELLRLAAVLVIAIAGVLLAVLAAAALSGALVVLLWGRAPVLALLGVGLAFAAAAAACAWRAVLALRAKPPFLRATLDELARDSAAMEPAP
- a CDS encoding DUF883 family protein, which translates into the protein MNDTTHTPSLRADQERLAQDLRAVVRDAEELLRHAVGEAGQGYSQARERLERSLGTAKSEMAAIEAALLAGARDAGRTADQYVSRHPWQSVGIGAGIGLLVGMLVARR
- a CDS encoding universal stress protein, with the protein product MYQRILVPIDGSSTANRALTAAIELAQQSGARLRVVYVLEASFYLGGYDMYGSYTDELIKAMRTLGDSVVADGLAIAKAAGVQADCMVFDKFGERLGDAVANAARLWNADLVVVGTHGRRGIGRVMLGSGAEQIIRMSPVPVLVIRSGGDESQDNHHNPKEPS
- a CDS encoding universal stress protein, which encodes MQQTYAQLLVHLDATPHAARRLSVARAIAQKQGAAVTGLYAVTPSLLAIPFASEGGANAAAVLAEVDADRCKAARAMFDRGNATDAVQAAWAQTDEFPIASSFALQALHADLLVFGQFDGTDPSFSGVPADFIESVLAQSGKPALVLPHEGHGTVAGNHVVIAWKPTREAARAVAAAVPLLQRASRVHVLSWGGEEERVAGASLGLDGYLKLRGIEATWHREGGAEPAEVGDLLLSRAFDLDADLLVMGCYGHSRAREWVLGGASRTVLRSMTLPVLMAH
- the mgtA gene encoding magnesium-translocating P-type ATPase, producing the protein MAPDRFRRRARATGHGGLPAGPGLTAGDGDWWRLGPADALRALGSSPAGLDAADAARRLAREGGNRLAAARRKSLVASLGQRLRNPLVLVLLAAGAVSLASGESASAGIIGAVVLLSVLLDQAQQYRAQAAVGRLALSIALRARVVRGGADIEVDAADLVPGDVVRLTAGSLVSADGLLLQGQDLFVQQSALTGESFPVEKRAVADPSAQDPQQAPAALFMGSSVISGAGTMVVCDTGMRTRMGAISQLVAGERGDQAFEADLNRFGAFILRITIFLVLFVVLVSGMAHRPWLDSFLFAVALAVGLTPELLPMVVTLGLSRGAMRLARQEVIVKHLSAMHNLGAMDVLCTDKTGTLTEARIELARHVDIEGRDSAAVLEGAFLNSFFESGIRTPLEDAVLAHRGVDTAGWRKIDEVPFDFERRRLSVLLERGDDRRLIVKGAPEDVLRHCDRYQQGDAFPAWTPAARRKSAACLHALESSGFRVLGIAWKCVPRTLEDAGLEDENALVFAGFAAFLDPPKADAGAAIADLQARGVGVKVVSGDSDLVTRHVCEALGMRVEGVLLGHEIAAMDDRALAHRAQACNLFCRVDPIQKNRVIRALRARGHVVGYLGDGINDAPALHSADVGISVDSACDSARAAADLVLLRHDLGVLGAAVGEGRRTIANTRKYILLGTSSNFGNMASMAAAAVFLPFLPMLPVQILLNNLLYDGVSAALPLDRVDAQDVAAPVRWDIARLRRFMLVIGPVSSLFDIGLFVVLLHVLDAAPAQFQSAWFLESLATQVLAVFVIRTRGPAIAGRPHPAVAAAALAVLSFAAVLPFTPLGAWFGLVGLPASFYLAITGMTVSYLLLLELVKRRFYRSRAARKIPRAAGHSGSRIQGHS
- a CDS encoding response regulator, translated to MPDSQLPIRVFLADDSALIRSRVGNLLESKGALIVGEGETPRGCIASILALRPDVVVLDVQLEGGTGLEVLQAVRPAAPGVAFVVFTNNSAQAYRTRYLKAGAARFLDKGSDSGQLAQAVAVAARQPDSTNANP